One window of the Pseudomonas sp. S04 genome contains the following:
- a CDS encoding dicarboxylate/amino acid:cation symporter, which yields MTTRQPLYKSLYFQVIVAIVIGILLGHFYPQTGVALKPLGDGFIKLIKMVIAPIIFCTVVSGIAGMQNMKSVGKTGGYALLYFEIVSTIALLIGLVVVNVVQPGAGMHIDVTTLDASKVAAYVTAGKDQSIVGFILNVIPNTIVGAFANGDILQVLMFSVIFGFALHRLGAYGKPVLDFIDRFAHVMFNIINMIMKLAPIGALGAMAFTIGAYGVGSLVQLGQLMICFYITCVLFVVLVLGAICRAHGFSVLKLIRYIREELLIVLGTSSSESALPRMLIKMERLGAQKSVVGLVIPTGYSFNLDGTSIYLTMAAVFIAQATDTHMDITHQITLLLVLLLSSKGAAGVTGSGFIVLAATLSAVGHLPVAGLALILGIDRFMSEARALTNLVGNAVATLVVAKWVKELDEDKLQVELASGGRGISDDREMDDLGVAEGPAPTSLK from the coding sequence ATGACGACTCGTCAGCCACTGTACAAATCCCTGTATTTCCAGGTAATCGTTGCCATCGTTATCGGCATCTTGCTCGGTCACTTCTATCCGCAGACCGGGGTGGCGCTCAAGCCACTGGGTGACGGGTTCATCAAACTGATCAAGATGGTCATTGCACCCATCATCTTCTGCACCGTAGTCAGCGGTATCGCGGGCATGCAGAACATGAAGTCGGTGGGCAAAACCGGCGGCTACGCGCTGCTCTACTTCGAAATCGTTTCCACCATCGCCCTGCTGATCGGCCTGGTCGTGGTCAACGTGGTGCAACCGGGCGCCGGCATGCACATCGATGTGACCACCCTCGACGCCTCCAAAGTCGCGGCCTATGTCACGGCCGGCAAGGACCAGAGCATCGTCGGCTTCATTCTCAACGTGATCCCGAACACCATTGTCGGCGCCTTCGCCAACGGTGACATCCTGCAGGTCCTGATGTTCTCGGTGATCTTCGGTTTCGCCCTGCACCGCCTGGGTGCCTACGGCAAGCCGGTGCTGGACTTCATCGATCGTTTTGCCCACGTGATGTTCAACATCATCAACATGATCATGAAACTGGCGCCAATCGGTGCGCTGGGTGCCATGGCCTTCACCATCGGTGCCTACGGCGTCGGTTCGCTGGTGCAACTGGGCCAGTTGATGATCTGCTTCTACATCACCTGCGTGCTGTTCGTGGTGCTGGTACTGGGTGCGATCTGCCGTGCTCACGGCTTCAGCGTACTGAAACTGATCCGCTACATCCGTGAAGAGCTGTTGATCGTACTGGGTACTTCCTCGTCCGAATCGGCGCTGCCACGCATGCTGATCAAAATGGAACGCCTGGGCGCACAGAAATCGGTGGTAGGCCTGGTGATTCCAACGGGCTACTCGTTCAACCTGGACGGTACTTCGATCTACCTGACCATGGCGGCCGTGTTCATCGCCCAGGCGACTGACACCCACATGGACATCACTCACCAGATCACCTTGCTGCTGGTGCTGTTGTTGTCCTCCAAAGGTGCTGCAGGCGTGACCGGTAGCGGCTTCATCGTGTTGGCTGCAACCCTCTCGGCTGTAGGCCACCTGCCGGTCGCCGGCTTGGCGCTGATCCTCGGTATCGACCGCTTCATGTCCGAAGCGCGGGCGCTGACCAACCTGGTGGGTAACGCTGTTGCGACCCTGGTGGTGGCCAAGTGGGTCAAGGAGCTGGACGA